The nucleotide sequence GCTGTTTGCCAATCAGTTTGCTTGCGGTGAATAAGGCCAAGCTTACGAGCTACTCGATCTACATGTAGATCACATGGACAGATGAGCTGACTTGGTCTCATGGTATCCCATAAACCAAAATCCACTCCTTTATCATCTTTTCGCACCATCCACCTCAGGAACATATTGATTCGTTTGCAGGCCGACTTTCTTGCTGGATTAGGCACATGCTTATAGGTACGTATTGGGTGATCTGGCAATGAAAAAAATAATTCAAAAAAATGAGTTAGTCGAACTTCCATTTTTGCTTCTCTACTCAACTCTTCTGTAAAAGCTTTTTCCAAAGAATCGTGCTGCCTATAAAACCACTGAAAAAAGTGAATAAAGTAAAGTGCATCTGTGCTATTAAACGTTCGATGTTTAAAATTTAGAAAAGGTTTAAGATCTGCTTCCGAATGATTGAGAACAAAGCCATGCGGATCATTGTCCATGTAACCTAAGAATTCATGGCTCTTGTTGATGATCGTTTTCCGTTGACCCCAAGCAAACACGGCTGCCATCAATCCAGCTATCTCTATATCTTGTTTTTTAGCATACTCATGGGGAATACATATCGGATCATTCGGAATGAAATCAGGCTGATTATACTCTTCAAACTTCGAATCAAGAAAGGACTTTAGCTCTTTTTGACTCACTCCTTGCTGTAGGATACTTCAACCCTTGATTTTGAATCTAAGATACCTAGTTGATCGTAAGCTGGCTGTGAAAGTCGTAGCAGTAGTTTTTTGTTTAGCCCAGTGTTTGGGAGTTTGCCTACAACTTTCACGTATGC is from Marinobacter alexandrii and encodes:
- a CDS encoding TIGR02757 family protein, producing the protein MSQKELKSFLDSKFEEYNQPDFIPNDPICIPHEYAKKQDIEIAGLMAAVFAWGQRKTIINKSHEFLGYMDNDPHGFVLNHSEADLKPFLNFKHRTFNSTDALYFIHFFQWFYRQHDSLEKAFTEELSREAKMEVRLTHFFELFFSLPDHPIRTYKHVPNPARKSACKRINMFLRWMVRKDDKGVDFGLWDTMRPSQLICPCDLHVDRVARKLGLIHRKQTDWQTAIELTENLKKLDANDPVKYDFALFGLGVEEKF